TTAGTGGGCGATAATTCCGTCGGTGAATTTTACTCCGTTGCCCTCACTAATAACAAACAGCAAGCCGACACCGGAACTAAGATGGTTCATGTGGGCAAAAACACCCGCAGCCGGATTATTTCTAAGGGAATTTCTGCCGGTGGTTCTGCCAACAGTTATCGCGGTTTGGTGAAAGTGAACGCCAAAGCAGAAGGGGCGCGAAACTATTCCCAATGTGATTCCATGCTGATTGGGGATAATGCGGAAGCCAACACTTTCCCCTATATCCAAGTGCAAAATAATTCTGGAAAAGTAGAGCATGAAGCCTCAACTTCCAAAATTGGGGAAGATCAGCTCTTCTACTTTGCCCAACGGGGAATTTCCGCCGAAGATGCGGTTTCCATGATGATTAGTGGCTTCTGTAAGGATGTGTTTAATCAGTTGCCCATGGAATTTGCCGTAGAAGCAGATAAGTTGTTGAGTTTGAAATTAGAAGGAACAGTCGGCTAAATATGAGTATTTTATCAGTACGCAATCTGACCGCGAATGTGGCGGGTCAATCGATTCTCAAAGGTTTAAACTTGGACATTAAGGCGGGAGAAATCCATGCCATTATGGGGCCCAATGGTTCTGGAAAAAGTACGTTTTCTAAGATTCTTGCGGGTCATCCAGCCTATGAAGTCACCGGTGGCGAGATTATTTATAAAGGTGAGAATTTGCTGGAGATGGAACCGGAAGATCGGGCGACTTCTGGGGTGTTTTTGGCGTTCCAGTATCCCCTGGAAATTCCCGGTGTGAGCAATTTGGACTTTTTGCGGGTTGCCTATAATTCCAAACGGAAACAACAGGGTTTGGAAGAGTTGGATACGTTTGATTTCCAAGACTTGGTGGAAGAGAAGTTAGACGTGGTGAAAATGGATGCGGCATTTTTAGACCGCAGCGTGAATGAAGGGTTTTCTGGAGGGGAGAAAAAGCGGAATGAAATTCTGCAAATGGCCCTTCTAGAACCGACGTTGGCGATTTTAGATGAAACGGATTCAGGTTTGGATATTGATGCCCTGAAAATTGTCGCCAATGGAGTGAATCAGTTAACGCGCCCGGATAATGCGGTGTTGATGATTACCCACTATCAACGGTTGTTGAATTATATTGTGCCCGATTATGTGCATGTGATGGCGGATGGCCGGATTTTACGCACGGGCGGTAAGGAGTTAGCTTTGGAACTTGAATCTAGGGGTTATGACTGGATTCTAGAGGAAGCATTACAGGGGGTGAAATAGGATGAGTACGCTTTCAGTTGGGGCTTTATCCCCCACGGAACTGAACCGGGAAAATCCCCGGCTTTATGCAGTGCAACAGCTTCTGAAGACTCGCCTAGGGTTTGATAAACCGGAACTCGATCCGGCGCTGGTGTCCTTAATTCAGGCAGTGCGAGAACATGGGGCGGCGATCGCCTCAGAACTGCAATTTCCTAGCTCCAAGGACGAGGAATGGCGGTTTACCGATATTTCTCGCCTCTTGGGTGTGGACTTCCAACCCGCCACTGTGCCCAGTGGAGCGTTTATGGATATTACGCCCTTTATCTTGCCAGAAGCAGAACACAGCCGTCTGGTCTTTGTCAATGGCGTATATTCTGCCGATCTCTCCGATCTCTCTGGGCTTGATGTAGAAACAGTGACCCACCTGTTATCAGGAGCAGTTGCGGAAGTTCAACTTAATTCCTACTTGGGCAAACAACCGGGAAATCAAGAAGTCTTTACTGCCCTCAATAGCGCCAGCTTACAGGATGGGGCGCTGGTGTGGATACCGGCAAATCAGGTAATAGAAACACCGATTCATGTGCTGTTTTTATCGGTAGAAGAGGGAGAAGCGGAAATTGCCAGTCCCCGCACCTTAGTGGTAGCGGGAGCCAATAGTTCCGTTACCCTGATTGAACAGTATGTCACCATTAGCAGTTGTCCAGCCGCTCCCGGAATTACCCCCTACTTTAGTAATGCGGTGACCGAAGTTTGGTTAGAAGACAATGCCCAAGTGAACCATACTCGCATTCAGCAGGAAGGACAGCAAACCATCCACATCAGCAAAACCGCAGTTTCTCAAAACCGTGACAGCCGATATACACTCAATACGATTAGTTTAGGAGCCGGTTTATCCCGTCATAATATTGATGTGATTCACCAAGGAGAAGGAACCCAAACTACGCTCAATGGCTTAACTGAAATTACCGGTCAACAATGCTCGGATACCCATAGTAGCGTTAATCATTTGTATCCGAATGGCAGCAGTAATCAACTGCATAAATGCATTGTGGATCAAAAAGCCCATGGGATATTTAATGGTAAAGTCTTTGTGCCCAAAGCCGCTCAGTTAACCAACGCCCAACAGCTTAATCGCAGTTTGGTTTTGTCAGACAAGGCGAAAGTAGACACCAAACCGCAACTCCAAATTACCGCCGATAATGTCAAATGCTCCCATGGGGCAACGGTGAGTCAGTTAGAAGAGGAAGAAGTCTTCTATCTACAAAGTCGAGGCTTATCGAAAGAAGCCAGTCGTCATCTGCTGATTGATGCCTTTGCCAATGAGATTTTAGCTCGCATTCCTCTGACTTCCTTGCAAGGTAAATTGGCTCAGTGTCTCTCGTGCCGTACCAATTTTTGATCCCCCCTAGCCCCCCTTAATTTGATCCCCCCTAACCCCCCTTAGAAAGAGGGGGGAAATCAAAAAAGTCCCCCTTTTTAAGGGGGATTTAGGGGGATCGAGATCTCCCTTTTCCCCACTCATTCTCTATTCCTATTCATAACCCTATGATGACTTTTACCCAACCCAAAACCCTAGCCGCTCTTGTCCGAGATGATTTTCCCATTCTGGATCAAGAAGCCCATGGAAATCCGTTAGTGTATTTGGATAATGCGGCAACCTCCCAAAAACCGAAAGCGGTTTTAGAGCAATTACAAAACTATTATCAACGGGATAATGCCAATGTGCATCGGGGGATTCATTTACTCAGTTGCCGCGCTACAGAAGCCTATGAAGGCGCTAGGGATAAGGTAGCAGGGTTTGTGAATGCGCGATCGCGTAATGAAATCGTATTCACCCGTAATGCGAGTGAAGCGGTTAATTTAGTTGCCTATGCTTGGGGGTTGAATACCCTGAAACCGGGGGATGAAATTATTACTTCTGTGATGGAGCATCACAGTAATTTAGTCCCTTGGCAAATGATTGCCCAAAAAACCGGCGCAGTCTTAAAGTTTGTTGAGTTAACGGAAACAGAAGAGTTTGACTTTGAGCAGTTTAAGTCCTTGCTCAGTCCCCAAACTAAGTTAGTGGCAGTGGTTCATGGCTCCAATACCTTGGGCTGTATTAATCCGGTAGAAGAAATTGTCAAAGAAGCTCATAAAGTGGGCGCAAAAGTGTTAATTGATGCCTGCCAAAGTGCCCCCCATTTAAAGTTAGATGTTCAGGCGATCGATTGTGATTGGTTAGTGGCTTCTGGCCATAAAATGTGCGGGCCGACGGGGATTGGTTTCCTGTATGGAAAATTGGAATTACTCGAAGCGATGCCACCCTTTTTAGGGGGTGGAGAAATGATTTCTGAAGTGTTTTTAGATCGCGCTACCTATGCCGAACTGCCCCACAAATTTGAAGCGGGAACGCCTGCCATTGGTGAGGCGATCGCCCTCGGTGCAGCGATCGATTATTTAACCGGTATTGGATTAGACCAAATCCACGCCTATGAATTGGAGTTAACCGATTACTTATTTGAGCAACTCCTGCAAGTGCCCGACGTGAGAATTTATGGGCCAAAACCCGACCAGAACAAGGTTAGATCGGCTCTAGCTACCTTCACTACGGGCGAGATCCATGTCAATGATATTGCTTCTCTGTTAGATCAAGCCGGTGTAGCCATTCGTACCGGACACCATTGCACTCAACCCTTACACCGAATTTTAGGGGTCAATTCCACCGCCAGAGCCAGCCTCTATTTCTACAATACCTTTACCGACATCGATCGCTTTATTGTCGCCCTCAAAGACACCCTAGCCTTTTTCAAGAGTATTTTGTAGCTCGATGCCTTGTCATGAGTAATGAGTAAGAAAATCTACCTTTTTAAGGCTTGCTCTGCTCGCCTTCAGGGTAATATAGCAAACCTAAATGAGTACAGATGGAGAGTATCTGATTGCCGCCCAGTACACCACTTATTACAATTACTCAGGACAAAAACAGATGTCAGGTTTAGGAGTAATCCAAGGTAAGGTGCGAGGGTTGATACAGCACAATATCTTACTACTGAGCCAATCCGGTGTCCCGCTAGGACTACTAGGGCAACAACATTGGACTAGAGAAGGAGGCAAAGATTTACCAGATACAGAAAAAGAAAGTCAGAAATGGCTCAAGGGTATGGATGCCATCAATCAACAAGCGAGTCAATTACATCAATCCATTGTGGTAGTTGCCGACCGAGAAGCCGATGTATTTGACCTGTTTAGAGCCGAGCGAGAAGCCAATGTAGAACTGCTCGTTCGGGTGGGTCAAGACCGTCACTTAGAAATAGTCAGCAGTAAGCGCATCTGTAAATTATCCGATGTGTCATCTGAGTTGCCAGATTTAGGAACCACGCTTAGAGGATGTGCAAAGGGTGACTCAGTGGTATGCTCTTCGATGGAGCGTCGAACGCTTCCATTACACTCTCAAGTCGGGTGCTTTGCAGGTAGAAAAACTACAGTTTGATGATGTGGACACTTTGGTTAATGCCCTCACCTTTTACTCAGTAGTCGCCTGGAAATTACTGGCTCTAACTTATCTTCTCCGAGTTGAACCCATGTCAAGGGCTACACTGGTGTTTGAACCCTCCGAGGTGAGGCTACTAAAGCAACTGGGGTCTACCCCAATTAGGTCTGTGCGTGATGGAGTTCTGGCTTTGGCTAAAATTGTTGGCTTTGCTCCTTCCATCAAGCAACCTTACCCTGGGGTCAAAGTCCTTGCTACTGCCATGGACAGATTTTTCTTTATTAAGCTCGGCTCTACTCTCTGAATTAAAACCCCTACAAGATTAGCCCGTGGGAGAGGGATGTAGGGAGAGGGCTTATAAACTATATATGCAAGTAGTGTACACCCTACACATTGAATCTAGAATTAAGGAGAATTTGAGCGATGAAAATAGAAGATCAAGGACGACCGTTTGAGATTGGGTTTAATCTTGGAATTCTTAATTATCTTCAGCACAAAAAACTTGCACCACAATGGGTTGATTATTATCGCCAAGAACTGGAAAATGTAAAATTAAATGAAATTAATAAAAAACTGATTGAAAATGCGAGTTCAATTAGTTGTAGCGATCGCCAGATCATTGAAACCTGGAGTCAGCTTTTACTCTTGAAGGGGTTTCTGGGTGGGTATAATTTTTTATCTGAATATCTGCAAGGGACGGAATGGCGAGACTTTGAGAATCATGTAGAGGTGCTTTATTATCAATGTGCGTTTGCGGGGGACAATAGTCTGAAGACGCATCAGAAGAGTCAAGAGCAGCTCTCTGAAGGATGGTTATCTCAGTTAGAGGGACTCGATCCAACGCAGTTAAAGACGTATATTAACCAGTACAAGGGTACAGGAGAGTTTTTGAGAGCGGATACCCTGTTGTTGCTCCGCTATACTCGAAGTTCGCGACAAGAGTATCGCATTTTGGTGGTGGATGAATCGGTATTTGCCATTCAGTCAGAAAAGGATCTGACAAATGTACAAGATTTTATTGGACTGATTAAAAGCAAACTCATTAAAGAGATTAATTATTTGCGCTCGAAAAGTGTGTTTTCTAAGCTCAGAATTGATACGGGAGAAAATCCGGATTTAGACTTTCTTTTTTC
This portion of the Roseofilum capinflatum BLCC-M114 genome encodes:
- the sufC gene encoding Fe-S cluster assembly ATPase SufC, whose product is MSILSVRNLTANVAGQSILKGLNLDIKAGEIHAIMGPNGSGKSTFSKILAGHPAYEVTGGEIIYKGENLLEMEPEDRATSGVFLAFQYPLEIPGVSNLDFLRVAYNSKRKQQGLEELDTFDFQDLVEEKLDVVKMDAAFLDRSVNEGFSGGEKKRNEILQMALLEPTLAILDETDSGLDIDALKIVANGVNQLTRPDNAVLMITHYQRLLNYIVPDYVHVMADGRILRTGGKELALELESRGYDWILEEALQGVK
- a CDS encoding SufS family cysteine desulfurase, which gives rise to MTFTQPKTLAALVRDDFPILDQEAHGNPLVYLDNAATSQKPKAVLEQLQNYYQRDNANVHRGIHLLSCRATEAYEGARDKVAGFVNARSRNEIVFTRNASEAVNLVAYAWGLNTLKPGDEIITSVMEHHSNLVPWQMIAQKTGAVLKFVELTETEEFDFEQFKSLLSPQTKLVAVVHGSNTLGCINPVEEIVKEAHKVGAKVLIDACQSAPHLKLDVQAIDCDWLVASGHKMCGPTGIGFLYGKLELLEAMPPFLGGGEMISEVFLDRATYAELPHKFEAGTPAIGEAIALGAAIDYLTGIGLDQIHAYELELTDYLFEQLLQVPDVRIYGPKPDQNKVRSALATFTTGEIHVNDIASLLDQAGVAIRTGHHCTQPLHRILGVNSTARASLYFYNTFTDIDRFIVALKDTLAFFKSIL
- the sufD gene encoding Fe-S cluster assembly protein SufD, producing the protein MSTLSVGALSPTELNRENPRLYAVQQLLKTRLGFDKPELDPALVSLIQAVREHGAAIASELQFPSSKDEEWRFTDISRLLGVDFQPATVPSGAFMDITPFILPEAEHSRLVFVNGVYSADLSDLSGLDVETVTHLLSGAVAEVQLNSYLGKQPGNQEVFTALNSASLQDGALVWIPANQVIETPIHVLFLSVEEGEAEIASPRTLVVAGANSSVTLIEQYVTISSCPAAPGITPYFSNAVTEVWLEDNAQVNHTRIQQEGQQTIHISKTAVSQNRDSRYTLNTISLGAGLSRHNIDVIHQGEGTQTTLNGLTEITGQQCSDTHSSVNHLYPNGSSNQLHKCIVDQKAHGIFNGKVFVPKAAQLTNAQQLNRSLVLSDKAKVDTKPQLQITADNVKCSHGATVSQLEEEEVFYLQSRGLSKEASRHLLIDAFANEILARIPLTSLQGKLAQCLSCRTNF